TTCACGCGAAACCACATGCCCCATCCTCTTTGCAAGTATTTCGAGTATATCAAATTCCGTCGGGCTCAGATCCAGCAATACGCCGCGCAGCCATGCCTCCCTATCCAGGGGATCAAGCCGGAAATCTCCGTCCTCAATGACCTTCGGGCCGCTTTCGGACTCTTTTCTTCTAAGCAGCACGCGTACACGCGCAAGCAGCTCCTCCAGCGGGAATGGTTTCCTCAAATAATCGTCCGCACCAAGGTCAAGCCCCTGGACTGCATCCTCGGGCGAGCTTCTGGCCGTGAGCATAATTATCGGTATATCCTTTGTACTTTCACCGGCCTTTACGCGGCGGCATACTTCCCAGCCGTCCATCATAGGCAGCATAAGATCGAGGATGACCAGGTCCGGCAGTTCCTCTTCTATAAGGTCAAGCGCACTGTCCCCGTCAAAGGCGCACAGAGTCCTGTAACCGTTCTGCCTCAACGCACGGCTCACAAATTCAGCAAGATTTTCTTCGTCGTCAACAACGAGGATTTTCTCCGCCACGGCGGTCTCCCCCTATGACTCCCGCTTTCTTCGGTACTGAGAGGCCTTTATCGTCTTGCCAGTGTACATGTAGGCGATCCTTTCCGCGACATTTGTAACATGGTCTCCGGCCCGCTCAAGTGTCCTTGATACATTCAAGAGCATAAAGGACTGCTCCAGGCGCTCCGGCTTTTCCATTACCATCAGGAAAAGCTCGCGCATTATCTGTTTTTCGAGGTCGTCCACTTCGTCGTCGATCGGAAAAACTGTCATGGCGGTTTCAGGCGAATGCGTGTCGATCGCTGTAAGCGAGATATCCATCATCCTGTTTATTTTTTCGACCATTCGCGGGATATCTATCAGCGGCTTTATCGGTTCCGAGGATGCAAGCTCTATTGCCACTTTAGCAATGTTTCCTCCGTAGTCGCCGATGCGTTCAAGGTCCACCGCCATGTGCATAATAGACGTAACGACGCGCAGATCCTCGCCGAGGGGCTGATACCTCGCGGCAAACTCCATGCAGGCGCTGTCTATCTTGTCTTCGAGGTCGTCTATCATGTCGTCGGAGTCAAGCACAGTACGTGCGGTCTCGGCATCTCTGTTTTTGAGCGCCCAGACAGCTTTTTCAAGGGATTCCCCCGCCATACGCCCCATACGGAAGATCATGCGCTTTAGCTCCGATAGATCGTCCTCGATCCTTTTTCTTGTGTTTATAGTCTCCATGATGACAAACCTCCCTTAGCCGAATCTGCCTGAAATATAATCTTCGGTCCGCTTGTCGGACGGCGAAGTGAACATACGCGCCGTCCGATCATATTCAACAAGGTCTCCCAGCAGGAAGAACGCGGTATAATCGGAAATGCGCGCTGCCTGCTGCATGTTGTGCGTGACAATAACGACCGTATAGTCTCCCTTAAGCTCCCGGATGAGCTCCTCGATACGTGCCGTTGACATGGGATCAAGGGCGCTGGTCGGTTCATCCATAAGAAGGACTTCCGGCTGCGTGGCTATCGCGCGTGCAATGCAAAGCCGCTGCTGCTGCCCTCCGGAAAGTCCGGTGCCTGGCGTGTTCAGTTTATTTTTCACTTCATCCCAGAGCGCCGCACCGCGCAGGCTGCTCTCAACGATGCTGTCGAGTTCGGAGCGGTCCTTTACGCCGTTTAGCCTGGGCCCGTATGACACATTATCATATATGGACATAGGAAAAGGGTTGGGACTCTGAAAGACCATCCCTACGCGGCGGCGCAGCGCAATGACGTCCGTCTCAGGAGCCAGTATGTTTTCACCGTCGATTTCTATGAGTCCGCTTATGCGGGCCGACGGGATAAAGTCGTTCATCCTGTTCAGACAGCGCAGATAGCTGCTCTTCCCGCAGCCTGACGGTCCAATGAAGGCCGTGACCGTCTTGCGGCCCATGTCGAAAGATATGCCCTTCAGCACCCTTGTCTGTCCATAGGAGAGATCCAGCCCGACTGTCTTTATCTGGACCTCAAAATCTTTTTCGTTCATTCCCTTACCTCCCGTTCCTCGAAGCAAGCCTTGCACGCAGGATGACGCCTACAGCGCTCGTCCCAAGCACAAGTCCTATAAGAACAAGTATCGCACCATACTGGATCGGCCTTGTCGCTTCAAGGTCAGTTGATGAAGTTGCAAGCACATATATGTGATATGGCAGGGCCATCACCTGGCTGAATACACTTTTGGCAAGCTCAGGTGCAAAATATGCCGCACCGGTAAACATTATAGGAGCAGTCTCCCCGGCTAC
The DNA window shown above is from Synergistaceae bacterium and carries:
- a CDS encoding response regulator transcription factor, which produces MAEKILVVDDEENLAEFVSRALRQNGYRTLCAFDGDSALDLIEEELPDLVILDLMLPMMDGWEVCRRVKAGESTKDIPIIMLTARSSPEDAVQGLDLGADDYLRKPFPLEELLARVRVLLRRKESESGPKVIEDGDFRLDPLDREAWLRGVLLDLSPTEFDILEILAKRMGHVVSREELLKKIWGIGGNDTRTVDVHISRLRKKLDDGNMPMLAAQSLRGRGYKLIWEG
- the phoU gene encoding phosphate signaling complex protein PhoU: METINTRKRIEDDLSELKRMIFRMGRMAGESLEKAVWALKNRDAETARTVLDSDDMIDDLEDKIDSACMEFAARYQPLGEDLRVVTSIMHMAVDLERIGDYGGNIAKVAIELASSEPIKPLIDIPRMVEKINRMMDISLTAIDTHSPETAMTVFPIDDEVDDLEKQIMRELFLMVMEKPERLEQSFMLLNVSRTLERAGDHVTNVAERIAYMYTGKTIKASQYRRKRES
- the pstB gene encoding phosphate ABC transporter ATP-binding protein PstB — translated: MNEKDFEVQIKTVGLDLSYGQTRVLKGISFDMGRKTVTAFIGPSGCGKSSYLRCLNRMNDFIPSARISGLIEIDGENILAPETDVIALRRRVGMVFQSPNPFPMSIYDNVSYGPRLNGVKDRSELDSIVESSLRGAALWDEVKNKLNTPGTGLSGGQQQRLCIARAIATQPEVLLMDEPTSALDPMSTARIEELIRELKGDYTVVIVTHNMQQAARISDYTAFFLLGDLVEYDRTARMFTSPSDKRTEDYISGRFG